The following nucleotide sequence is from Lysobacterales bacterium.
TTCTGTCATCCGCTGCCGGTCGAGAAGATCGGCTTCGAATGCGACTGGATGGATGCCGTGCGCCTGCGGCTGCGCTGCACGGTCGCGGCGGTTGCAAAGACCGGCGTCGAGATGGAAGCGCTGGTCGGCGTGCAGATCGCGGCGGCGACCGTTTACGACATGTGCAAGGCGCTGTCGCACGCGATCCGCATCGAGGACGTCGTGGTGGTCGCGAAGTCCGGCGGGCGCGACAATTTCGACCATCGCGGCGCCGACTGATGCACTTGCATGTGCGCTACTTTGCCAGTTTGCGCGACGCGGCCGGATGCGATGCCGAGACCATCGTACACGACGGGGACGCGGTCTCGCTGTACTCCCGCCTGGCACGGCAGCACGGATTCTCGATGCCGCAGTCGCGGGTGCGTCTGGCGGTGAACGGTGCATTCGTGCCGTGGACGCAAGCCCTGCACGATGGTGACGAAGTCGTGTTCCTGCCGCCGGTATCGGGAGGCTGATGATGGACGCCCCTTCGATCTCGTTCTTCCGTCT
It contains:
- the moaC gene encoding cyclic pyranopterin monophosphate synthase MoaC; the encoded protein is MSSHTLSHVDAEGRPRMVDVGAKAVTRREACAEASVVFPAEVAESLRAQAMRSAKGAVLDTAVVAGTLAVKRTHELVPFCHPLPVEKIGFECDWMDAVRLRLRCTVAAVAKTGVEMEALVGVQIAAATVYDMCKALSHAIRIEDVVVVAKSGGRDNFDHRGAD
- a CDS encoding MoaD/ThiS family protein; translated protein: MHLHVRYFASLRDAAGCDAETIVHDGDAVSLYSRLARQHGFSMPQSRVRLAVNGAFVPWTQALHDGDEVVFLPPVSGG